Proteins found in one Herbiconiux sp. A18JL235 genomic segment:
- a CDS encoding zinc-binding dehydrogenase yields MVNATIAVHDPGAERIRLVEVDLAAPGPFEVMVALEASGVCRSQLTEMARHTAGAPLPLGHEGIGVVEAVGPSVTTVSPGDRVIVTWVPAAGPGMRDALPTSLELPDGTRTAPVRCFTWATRTVVDELYAVPLAADDTDPSLALLGCAVMTGAESVATAARTRLGESVVVIGAGGVGLAAISAAAAAGAGEVVAVDVDREKLEFAAGFGANRLVDARSGDPVEQVHAALAGSPSGADVVIDCVGAPATIVQALAMAKAGVLGERPGGRVVVAGLAGGEVAVDARELVMTQKSLIGTLAGGAAQADILRHLAATRAGRLQVARSVTDTATLGELADSVDRLRVGDILGRAIVTMSA; encoded by the coding sequence ATGGTCAACGCAACGATCGCCGTCCACGATCCCGGCGCCGAGCGCATCCGTCTCGTCGAGGTGGATCTCGCCGCCCCCGGACCGTTTGAGGTCATGGTGGCGCTCGAGGCGAGCGGCGTCTGCCGGAGCCAGCTCACGGAGATGGCCAGGCACACCGCGGGGGCACCGCTCCCTCTCGGGCACGAAGGAATCGGCGTGGTCGAGGCCGTCGGCCCTTCGGTCACCACCGTGTCGCCCGGCGACCGTGTGATCGTCACCTGGGTGCCCGCGGCCGGCCCCGGCATGCGCGACGCCCTGCCCACCTCGCTCGAGCTGCCCGACGGCACCCGAACGGCTCCGGTGCGGTGCTTCACCTGGGCGACGCGCACCGTCGTCGACGAGCTCTACGCCGTCCCCCTCGCGGCCGACGACACCGATCCTTCCCTCGCGCTGCTCGGATGCGCGGTGATGACGGGAGCCGAATCGGTCGCCACCGCCGCCCGCACACGTCTCGGCGAGTCGGTCGTCGTGATCGGCGCCGGCGGCGTCGGACTGGCTGCGATCTCGGCTGCGGCGGCGGCCGGGGCCGGAGAGGTGGTCGCCGTCGACGTCGATCGTGAGAAGCTCGAGTTCGCCGCGGGGTTCGGGGCGAACCGGCTGGTCGATGCCCGGTCGGGTGACCCCGTCGAGCAGGTGCACGCCGCTCTCGCCGGGAGCCCCTCCGGAGCCGACGTCGTGATCGACTGCGTGGGTGCTCCTGCGACGATCGTGCAGGCTCTGGCCATGGCGAAGGCCGGCGTGCTGGGAGAGCGGCCCGGCGGGCGCGTCGTGGTGGCGGGCCTTGCGGGCGGCGAGGTCGCCGTCGACGCCCGCGAACTGGTGATGACCCAGAAGTCGCTGATCGGAACTCTGGCGGGCGGTGCAGCCCAGGCCGACATCCTGCGGCACCTGGCGGCGACGCGTGCCGGGCGCCTCCAGGTCGCCCGATCGGTGACCGACACCGCGACCCTCGGCGAGCTCGCCGACTCCGTCGACCGGCTCCGCGTCGGCGACATCCTGGGACGTGCGATCGTCACGATGTCGGCATGA
- a CDS encoding NAD(P)/FAD-dependent oxidoreductase: protein MHAEAKTQPYWMRIAHPPARPRLSEDSSADVVIVGAGLTGLWTAHYLLGRDPGLDIVVLEAETVGYGASGRNGGWVSNLIPGHAGRLAARYGRASVDSFRDAVRDSVTETVRAAEELSIDADIVRPGTVSVALTPAQAARQRRRVAAARPQDGLKLLAPHEVDERMRVAGNLGGVFNPFVARVHPGKLVDGIARSLTERGVRVFEHTPVETIAAGRVTTALGTSVTAPVVVRATEGFAPQQGSREFLAMNSHMIITRPQSDRFWDEVGWSGHELISDAAHDYVYGQRTSDGRIALGGRGVPYVYGNGFDLTAPTPRSTVSTLRASLRRMFPTIDVGELEESWSGVLAVSRDWNARVTWNRSSGLAAAGGYVGHGVAPANLAGRTLADLITGTESPLTALPWVNHTSRSWEPEPLRWLGVRSVYSAYRAADTLETARFDERTSRIATLADRISGRP, encoded by the coding sequence ATGCACGCCGAAGCGAAGACCCAGCCCTACTGGATGCGCATCGCGCACCCTCCCGCGCGGCCACGGCTCAGCGAAGACAGCAGCGCCGACGTCGTCATCGTCGGCGCCGGCCTCACCGGGCTGTGGACCGCGCACTACCTGCTGGGCCGCGATCCCGGCCTCGACATCGTCGTGCTCGAGGCGGAGACCGTGGGCTATGGGGCGTCCGGCCGCAACGGCGGCTGGGTGTCGAACCTCATCCCGGGTCACGCGGGCCGGTTGGCTGCGCGGTACGGACGCGCATCCGTCGACTCGTTCCGCGACGCGGTGAGAGACAGCGTCACCGAGACCGTGCGGGCAGCCGAAGAGCTCTCGATCGACGCCGACATCGTCCGGCCGGGCACGGTCTCGGTCGCGCTCACCCCCGCGCAGGCCGCGCGTCAGCGGCGACGTGTCGCTGCCGCTCGACCGCAGGACGGGCTGAAGCTGCTCGCCCCGCACGAGGTCGACGAGCGGATGCGCGTGGCCGGCAACCTCGGCGGGGTGTTCAACCCGTTCGTCGCCCGGGTGCACCCCGGGAAACTCGTCGACGGCATCGCCCGGTCCCTGACGGAGCGCGGCGTGCGCGTGTTCGAGCACACGCCGGTCGAGACGATCGCTGCCGGGCGGGTGACGACGGCCCTCGGCACCTCGGTGACGGCCCCCGTCGTCGTCCGCGCGACGGAGGGCTTCGCCCCGCAGCAGGGCAGCCGCGAGTTCCTCGCCATGAACAGCCACATGATCATCACCCGCCCCCAATCGGACCGTTTCTGGGACGAGGTGGGCTGGTCGGGGCACGAACTCATCAGCGATGCGGCCCACGACTACGTCTACGGTCAGCGCACCTCCGACGGCCGGATCGCGCTCGGCGGGCGGGGCGTGCCCTACGTGTACGGCAACGGCTTCGACCTCACCGCGCCCACCCCTCGCAGCACCGTGAGCACCCTGCGGGCATCGCTCCGGCGCATGTTCCCGACGATCGACGTGGGCGAGCTCGAGGAGAGCTGGTCGGGGGTGCTGGCGGTCTCGCGCGACTGGAACGCTCGGGTCACCTGGAACCGTTCGAGCGGCCTCGCCGCTGCCGGAGGGTACGTGGGCCATGGGGTGGCCCCGGCGAACCTCGCCGGCCGCACGCTCGCCGACCTCATCACCGGAACCGAGAGCCCGCTCACCGCGCTGCCCTGGGTGAACCACACCTCGCGGTCGTGGGAGCCCGAGCCGCTGCGCTGGCTCGGAGTGCGGTCGGTGTACAGCGCCTACCGGGCCGCCGACACCCTCGAGACCGCACGGTTCGACGAGCGGACCTCGCGCATCGCGACCCTCGCCGACCGCATCTCCGGTCGCCCGTGA
- a CDS encoding aldehyde dehydrogenase family protein, translating to MQQLSEHGTDVYADGRWTRSAASERIEVVNPSDGSPLGGISAGDPADARRAVAAAAAAFPGWAESPTADRAAAVHALADLIDEHADELAALAALDVGTPIARAKATVAGCAAITRRMAERVVELPLDTSVAAGIVTREPIGVVVAITPWNYPLYQAIVKLAPALAAGCTVVLKPSEVAPLQVLRFVELVDEAAILPPGVLNLVNGLGATVGEALVSHPDVMMVSLTGSTRAGARVTELAAPTVKRVALELGGKSPNVVLRGDVDLDRVALHNLDNLLANAGQTCTALTRLIVPRERLGEMEESLRTRLASVRAGDPFDPETTLGPLVSEPQRSRVRELVDRAVREGARVVEGPASPAPPAGGFFFAPVVLSGVDPASEIAQEEVFGPVLVVIPYDNDDDAVAIANHSAYGLSGCVWGDRDDALAAARRIQTGMVSINGARSSAERPFGGRKQSGNGRELGNEGLLEFFELKSISL from the coding sequence ATGCAGCAGCTGAGCGAGCACGGGACCGATGTCTACGCCGACGGGCGGTGGACCCGCAGTGCCGCATCCGAGCGGATCGAGGTCGTCAACCCCTCCGACGGCTCGCCGCTCGGCGGCATCAGCGCAGGCGACCCTGCCGACGCGCGCCGCGCCGTCGCCGCAGCCGCAGCCGCCTTCCCCGGCTGGGCGGAATCGCCCACCGCCGATCGGGCGGCCGCCGTGCACGCCCTCGCCGACCTGATCGACGAGCACGCAGACGAACTCGCCGCCCTCGCCGCGCTCGACGTCGGGACACCGATCGCGCGGGCGAAGGCGACGGTGGCCGGATGCGCGGCCATCACGCGCAGGATGGCCGAGCGGGTCGTGGAGCTTCCCCTCGACACCTCCGTGGCCGCCGGCATCGTCACCCGCGAACCGATCGGCGTCGTCGTCGCCATCACCCCGTGGAACTACCCGCTCTACCAGGCGATCGTGAAGCTCGCCCCCGCGCTCGCCGCGGGCTGCACCGTGGTGCTGAAACCCAGCGAGGTGGCTCCGCTGCAGGTGCTCCGTTTCGTCGAGCTCGTCGACGAGGCGGCCATCCTGCCGCCTGGCGTGCTGAATCTCGTGAACGGGCTGGGCGCCACCGTGGGCGAGGCGCTGGTGTCGCATCCTGACGTCATGATGGTGAGCCTCACCGGGTCGACCAGGGCCGGCGCGCGCGTCACCGAGCTCGCCGCCCCGACCGTGAAGCGCGTGGCGCTGGAGCTCGGTGGCAAGTCACCGAACGTCGTGCTGCGCGGAGATGTCGATCTCGACCGCGTGGCGTTGCACAACCTCGACAACCTCCTCGCCAACGCCGGGCAGACCTGCACGGCCCTGACGCGTCTCATCGTGCCCCGCGAACGGCTCGGGGAGATGGAGGAGAGCCTGCGAACCCGGCTCGCCTCGGTACGGGCGGGTGATCCGTTCGACCCCGAGACGACGCTCGGGCCGCTCGTCAGCGAACCGCAGCGCTCCCGGGTGCGTGAGCTCGTCGATCGAGCGGTGCGAGAAGGGGCGCGGGTGGTGGAAGGCCCTGCATCGCCCGCACCGCCCGCGGGCGGGTTCTTCTTCGCGCCCGTCGTCCTCTCCGGTGTCGATCCTGCCTCGGAGATCGCGCAGGAGGAGGTCTTCGGCCCCGTTCTCGTCGTGATCCCCTACGACAACGACGACGACGCGGTCGCCATCGCAAATCACAGCGCCTACGGACTCTCGGGATGCGTCTGGGGTGACCGAGACGACGCCCTCGCCGCGGCCAGGAGGATTCAGACGGGGATGGTCTCGATCAACGGCGCCCGCTCCTCGGCGGAGCGACCCTTCGGCGGCCGCAAGCAGTCGGGCAACGGTCGTGAGCTCGGCAACGAGGGGCTCCTGGAGTTCTTCGAGCTGAAGTCCATCTCGCTCTGA
- a CDS encoding amidohydrolase has protein sequence MSAPSEALAATTRGRRMLVRGRILDPVGERADEAMLVEDGRVRALGSFDELLRLAGEGIEVLDRRDAGDIVPGFVDAHTHLGSASRVLGLNVSVHTPPVSSIAEMLVVLRRAEPGLPEGEWLQAQGNLGQSYRLEDRRYPTRHDLDAVSATRPIIVRFGAHVWVFNTAGLARLGIDRDTRLPEPVYIEHDAAGEPTGLINDIVFAADAVPGELPPTSADDFRRAIVATTERYFTARGVTTIGEIPDDVMEIRVMREEQDAGRLPLRIALYTLGAQATALLDDWPRSASWFADDPERWFVRGFKLAADGGISAREAAVWNDYVDRPGYRGQLGLTPQQIGDIVDRAEQLGLQVMVHTAGDRAMDMVLDAFEAARPDDGVWRSRHRIEHLGNMFSTDERLRRCRDLGITPVANIGFLHGIGDSMRGVVGDDFASSPMYRLRAMLELGLPTVGASDFAGGLPEISDPVHLMRVMRERRTFSGVEVGPDQALTPWEALRAVTAHAAWSLQLEDEVGSLAPGHWADFAVLSGDLVGADADRLGGDGVHVVETWLAGESVWRA, from the coding sequence ATGAGCGCGCCCTCCGAGGCGCTCGCCGCGACGACCCGAGGCCGCCGGATGCTGGTGCGCGGGCGCATCCTCGACCCTGTCGGCGAGCGGGCAGACGAGGCGATGCTCGTCGAGGACGGGCGCGTGAGAGCCCTCGGTTCCTTCGACGAGCTGCTCCGGCTCGCCGGAGAGGGGATCGAGGTCCTCGACCGCCGCGACGCCGGAGACATCGTGCCGGGCTTCGTCGACGCCCACACGCATCTCGGCTCCGCCTCCCGGGTGCTGGGGCTGAACGTCTCGGTGCACACTCCACCGGTGTCGAGCATCGCCGAGATGCTCGTGGTGCTGCGGCGGGCCGAGCCCGGACTCCCGGAGGGGGAGTGGCTGCAGGCCCAGGGCAACCTCGGCCAGAGCTATCGGCTGGAGGATCGGCGCTACCCCACCCGCCACGACCTCGATGCCGTGTCGGCGACCCGGCCGATCATCGTGCGCTTCGGCGCGCACGTCTGGGTGTTCAACACGGCGGGCCTCGCCCGCCTCGGCATCGACCGGGACACCCGGCTGCCGGAGCCGGTGTACATCGAGCACGACGCCGCGGGCGAGCCGACCGGGCTGATCAACGACATCGTGTTCGCGGCCGACGCGGTGCCTGGCGAACTGCCCCCCACCTCCGCCGACGACTTCCGGCGTGCGATCGTCGCGACGACGGAGCGCTACTTCACGGCGCGGGGCGTCACGACGATCGGCGAGATCCCCGACGACGTGATGGAGATCCGCGTCATGCGGGAGGAGCAGGATGCGGGCCGCCTCCCGCTGCGCATCGCGCTCTACACGCTCGGCGCGCAGGCCACCGCACTGCTCGACGACTGGCCGCGCTCCGCCTCCTGGTTCGCCGACGACCCGGAGCGCTGGTTCGTGCGGGGCTTCAAACTCGCGGCCGACGGCGGCATCTCGGCGCGGGAGGCCGCGGTGTGGAACGACTACGTCGACCGCCCGGGCTACCGCGGCCAGCTCGGGCTCACGCCGCAGCAGATCGGCGACATCGTCGACCGCGCCGAGCAGTTGGGCCTGCAGGTGATGGTGCACACCGCGGGAGACCGGGCCATGGACATGGTGCTCGACGCCTTCGAGGCGGCCCGACCGGATGACGGCGTCTGGCGCTCGCGACACCGCATCGAGCACCTCGGCAACATGTTCAGCACCGACGAGCGACTGCGCCGCTGCCGGGATCTCGGGATCACCCCCGTGGCCAACATCGGCTTCCTGCACGGCATCGGCGACTCGATGCGCGGAGTCGTCGGCGACGATTTCGCCTCGTCGCCGATGTACCGGCTCCGCGCGATGCTGGAGCTCGGCCTCCCCACGGTCGGCGCGAGCGACTTCGCCGGGGGCCTCCCCGAGATCTCCGACCCCGTGCACCTGATGCGCGTGATGCGCGAGCGCCGCACCTTCTCGGGGGTCGAGGTCGGGCCCGACCAGGCCCTCACCCCTTGGGAGGCGCTGCGAGCCGTCACCGCGCACGCCGCCTGGTCGCTCCAGCTCGAGGACGAGGTCGGCAGCCTTGCGCCGGGCCACTGGGCCGACTTCGCGGTGCTCTCGGGCGACCTCGTCGGAGCCGACGCCGACCGGCTCGGGGGCGACGGCGTGCAC
- a CDS encoding LacI family DNA-binding transcriptional regulator — MATTPTLKDVAQRAGVSMTTASHTFSGRRPVSPATRAAVLEAAFELGFSVRRRDRPLNVGLLLRPVEAVSGFVTGTGSFSSFAGTMLLSLLTEGFSVTSFRDLSEVGHQVAAFDAFVLLGPNRNDKVLHTLIERDIPTVTFDPDPGEEDFHWWAGPDYSRGVRHLIAHLIEAGARQPALIVGATPNTYLGVVRDAYIDEMRIRGLRVLVRELNSTTAQQGGYAAARSLMGVDRAPDAVITSSPVFAVGALDGITAAGRTVPDDVLLASMADAPIAERARVGITAVRPDWHATSRVLTALLVRRLTPGATMQHGELLGLEIVRRASTRRAPA; from the coding sequence ATGGCCACCACACCCACCCTGAAGGATGTCGCGCAGCGCGCCGGGGTCTCGATGACGACCGCCTCGCACACCTTCAGCGGCCGACGCCCCGTGTCGCCCGCCACTCGTGCTGCGGTGCTGGAGGCGGCCTTCGAGCTGGGCTTCTCGGTGCGTCGGCGGGACAGGCCGCTGAACGTCGGTCTCCTCCTCCGCCCGGTCGAGGCGGTCTCCGGGTTCGTGACGGGAACCGGGTCGTTCTCGTCGTTCGCCGGCACGATGCTGCTCTCCCTGCTCACCGAAGGGTTCTCGGTCACCTCCTTCCGCGACCTCAGCGAGGTCGGACACCAGGTGGCCGCCTTCGACGCCTTCGTGCTGCTCGGCCCCAACCGCAACGACAAGGTGCTGCACACCCTGATCGAACGCGACATCCCCACCGTCACCTTCGACCCCGACCCCGGTGAGGAGGACTTCCACTGGTGGGCGGGCCCCGACTACTCCCGCGGGGTGCGCCATCTCATCGCCCATCTCATCGAGGCCGGCGCCCGCCAGCCCGCCTTGATCGTGGGAGCAACACCGAACACCTATCTCGGTGTCGTGCGCGACGCCTACATCGACGAGATGCGCATCCGCGGCCTCCGCGTGCTGGTGCGCGAACTCAATTCGACCACCGCCCAGCAGGGCGGTTACGCGGCCGCCCGTTCGCTGATGGGGGTCGACAGGGCGCCGGATGCGGTGATCACCAGCTCACCCGTCTTCGCCGTCGGCGCCCTGGACGGCATCACCGCCGCCGGCCGCACCGTACCCGACGACGTGCTGCTCGCCTCCATGGCCGACGCGCCGATCGCCGAGCGCGCCCGGGTGGGCATCACCGCCGTGCGGCCCGACTGGCATGCCACCAGCAGGGTGCTGACCGCGTTGCTCGTGCGCCGGCTCACGCCCGGCGCCACGATGCAGCACGGCGAGCTGCTCGGGCTCGAGATCGTGCGCCGCGCCTCGACCCGCCGGGCGCCAGCCTGA